AAAAGCGTAATAAAGAAGGTCATAATAAATGGCCCCAGATATGTCTTAATGATGAAAATGTCGAGCTTCTTCAACACGAGAAAGATTTATGCAAATGCAAAGATATCCCATCATTCATTGAGAACAGATGAGATATCTATAAAAAATGTTAGAAGAATTGTAACTTAAGTATTAAGATCCAATTACGTGTTTTAAAGCGTCAATTTGACGATCCCACAATTGTTTGGATTCTTCAATTTCGTCAGGCTCAGCAAAGTCAGTAACCAATAGAGCAACGTCTTTGGTTAACGAATCAATTTTAATGGCCATCTCCCAGTAATAATCAGTATCAGCATCATCTTCCCATTGGAAACGAATAGAAACTTCTTTAGTTTTAGATACCAGTTGTGCGTATTCTTCAGCACCATCCCAGGTAAATGTAAAGTTACCGTCTTTGTTTACAACGTTATCCGCAAACCACTCTGCTAATGCACTAGGAGCACTTATATAATTGTATAATACATGCGGAGAAGAACGCATGTAATATTCTTTAGTATATTTTTCTTTTACCATTATGTTTAGTTTTTCTTGTCAAATTGTTGCCGCACAATATATGCAAATTGTGAGAACAAAAGAATTATTCTGGCTATTTAGTATGAAAATTAATTAACGGTTGGTCCAAATTCACCTTTAATTTCATTTTGCTGGAATATAATATGTTATAAGCCAACAAAGCGATTAAGATACCTAAAATGGAACCTGCAAAGACATCAATCAAAAAATGTTGAGAGAGATACATCCTGGAATATCCAACCAGAACCGCAATTAGGATTAGTAAGAAATCAAATTTGGTGTTTTTTTGAGCTAAAAGAAGTGCTGTAGTCAGTCCAAAAATAGCGGTGGTATGGCCCGAAGGAAAGCTAAAAGCGGTATGCATATCAACTCCATCAATGAAGTACAAAGGAATATCTAATTGTTCAAAATACGCAGAAGGTCTTGGGACTGGTCCAAAAACAACTTTCTTAAAAAATTGAGAAATTATTCCAACTAAAACTCCTGTTAAAATAATTTGAAGAGAAAGCCTTTTACTGATGAATAAGCATGCCAAAGCAACAGCCACAAAAGCAAATCCATCTCCTACATAAGTGAAATATTTGAAGAAAAAATCAAATAAACCACCATGTATATTGTTGATAAAAAGATGAATATCTTTTTTCTCGAAAAGCAGCAATATCAAACCGGAAAGGGAAAATAAAAGCGCATAGACGCCAAAAAAAAGCTTGTGTTTTTGAATATTTTGGATCATAAAAATCAAAAGTAGTTTTTTAGGATTGTTTGAAACCTAAATAAATTTAAAAAAGCATGTTTTATGTGACAATTATTATTATATATTTGCACCCCAATTTGGCGAGGTAGCTCAGACGGTTAGAGCGCAGGATTCATAACCCTGAGGTCGGCAGTTCAATTCTGCCTCTCGCTACGGTAAAAAGCTCGAATGAAAATTCGGGCTTTTTTTATGTGTTTTAAATGGATATTCGTCCTAAAATGCCAAGTATTCAGCAGAGAAAAGTTTACTTTAGCGTATATAAACCAAATAAATCATTGTCATGTTAAAAAAAATAATCTTAGCAATTGTGGCTATCGTAGCGTTAGTTCTAATAGTCGCAGCTATTGTTCCTTCGGAATATAGCGTGAAAAGAGAAGTTGTTATTCAAAGATCGAATCAAGAGGTTTTCGATTACATCAAATATTTAAAGAATCAGGATAATTTTAGTACCTGGGCACAGAAAGATCCTAATATGGAGAAAACTTTTACCGGAGAAGATGGTAAGGTAGGTTTTACTTCACATTGGAACAGTGAAGTAGAAGATGTTGGAGAAGGAGAGCAAGAGATAATGAAAATTGAAGATGGAAAAAGAATTGATTTCCAATTGAGATTTATTAAACCTTTTGAAGCTACTGATATGGCGTATATGACTACAGAAGATATGGGTGGTCAAACTAAAGTGGTTTGGGGATTTGATGGGAACATGCCTTACCCTTCCAATTTGATGCTTTTATTTATGGATTTTGAGCAGATGTTAGGTCCGGAATTACAAACCGGATTAAATAATTTGAAATCTATCATGGAAAATCAGTAAATTGCGTCTTTAACGGAAATACTTAGTTATGAAATTTAGACTGTCTTTTGCTTTAGCCGCGTTACTATCTCTATTTGTTTTCTTTTCTTCCTGTAAGAAACAAGAAGATGAAATAAATTATGATACGATCGATAGAGCAAAAATTCAGGAATACATTAAAGATCATAATCTGGATGCTGATTCTACTTCCAGCGGGTTATACTACGTGATTAAAAAGCCTGGAATTGGGCAAACGCCAAGTTTGTATTCAAATGTAAAAATTAAGTACAAGGGGTATTTGTTATCAGGTAAAATATTTGATGAAGCAAAGTCTCCGGTGGTTTTGAATCTTTCGCAGGTCATCAAGGGATGGCAAGAAGGAATTCCTAAGTTTAAGGAAGGGGGAGAGGGCATCTTATTGATTCCTTCTAAACTAGGCTACGGAGGACAAGCCAATGGCTCAATTCCTGCAAATTCAGTTTTGATTTTTGATATAGAATTAGAAGAGGTGCTTTAATAGCACCTTTTTTATTCGATAGCTGCAAAGTCTACGTAATATCCTGAAAACTTACGGATATTAAGAACTTCGCCATCTTCAAATATGAGATATTGACCTCTGATTCCTGCAAGAGTTCCACTAATCTCAGGTGTTTTATCAAAGTTTAAACTTTTAATTTTTTCAGGATACTCATCAACAGGAAACACGAGTTCAGTAACCTCTTCATCTTTTAAAGCATATTTCTGTAAATCTTCCGGTATTAGTGTAATTGCTTTATCTCGTAATTCTAAAAGATTAATTGAGGTATCACGAACATCTTTTAACATATCTCGCCAGGGCGTTTTATCACCCATATGTTTTTTTAAACTCACTTCGATTAATCCTGCTTCCTGACGTTGTGAAGTTTTTGCAATAGCAATAGCTTTCCATGCACCCTGATCAATCCATCTGGTAGGAATCTGATCCATTCTGGTGACACCAACTTTAACTTTACTGGTTAATGCCAGATAGACGTAATGCGGTTGTAGATGATTTTTTTTCTCCCACTTAACATCTCGACCCTTACCCAAATGAGCTTCGCATAATTCCGGTCGGATAATACATTCGGCATTCATAGGAGAATTCATAAAACAACTGTAACAGAAACCCTGTCCAAAAGCTTTTTTAGTGATTTTACCACAGGAAACACAGTTAATGCGTCCATTGAAAGTGAGTGAAATCTCTGAGCCAATATAATCGTTCATTTCTATGATGTCATCACCTAGATATAAAGCATATTCTACCTCACTTCCCAGCTCGGCTTTCATTTTGGATAAATTCCCTGAAGCTTCCATGTTGATTTAGTTGAGTTTCTTGGCAATAGATTTTGGCACCGCATCCTGATGAATCATGATCCCGATGGTTTTCATTGCCATATATGCTTTTGAAACGTATACATATCCGTCATTTGCACGTTCTGACCCCCAGGAGTTTTTCACGATATAATATTCGTTACCATTTTGATCAATGGCCGTACCGATGATATGCATCAAATGATCATCAGTGGTTTGAAAGTTTAAAAACAACTCTTGTCTGGCTTCTTGCGTAGGAGTCATTTCCTCAATTACT
This genomic interval from bacterium SCSIO 12643 contains the following:
- a CDS encoding FKBP-type peptidyl-prolyl cis-trans isomerase, with product MKFRLSFALAALLSLFVFFSSCKKQEDEINYDTIDRAKIQEYIKDHNLDADSTSSGLYYVIKKPGIGQTPSLYSNVKIKYKGYLLSGKIFDEAKSPVVLNLSQVIKGWQEGIPKFKEGGEGILLIPSKLGYGGQANGSIPANSVLIFDIELEEVL
- a CDS encoding SRPBCC domain-containing protein, producing MVKEKYTKEYYMRSSPHVLYNYISAPSALAEWFADNVVNKDGNFTFTWDGAEEYAQLVSKTKEVSIRFQWEDDADTDYYWEMAIKIDSLTKDVALLVTDFAEPDEIEESKQLWDRQIDALKHVIGS
- a CDS encoding DUF2797 domain-containing protein translates to MEASGNLSKMKAELGSEVEYALYLGDDIIEMNDYIGSEISLTFNGRINCVSCGKITKKAFGQGFCYSCFMNSPMNAECIIRPELCEAHLGKGRDVKWEKKNHLQPHYVYLALTSKVKVGVTRMDQIPTRWIDQGAWKAIAIAKTSQRQEAGLIEVSLKKHMGDKTPWRDMLKDVRDTSINLLELRDKAITLIPEDLQKYALKDEEVTELVFPVDEYPEKIKSLNFDKTPEISGTLAGIRGQYLIFEDGEVLNIRKFSGYYVDFAAIE
- a CDS encoding SRPBCC family protein, with product MVMLKKIILAIVAIVALVLIVAAIVPSEYSVKREVVIQRSNQEVFDYIKYLKNQDNFSTWAQKDPNMEKTFTGEDGKVGFTSHWNSEVEDVGEGEQEIMKIEDGKRIDFQLRFIKPFEATDMAYMTTEDMGGQTKVVWGFDGNMPYPSNLMLLFMDFEQMLGPELQTGLNNLKSIMENQ
- a CDS encoding phosphatase PAP2 family protein, with protein sequence MIQNIQKHKLFFGVYALLFSLSGLILLLFEKKDIHLFINNIHGGLFDFFFKYFTYVGDGFAFVAVALACLFISKRLSLQIILTGVLVGIISQFFKKVVFGPVPRPSAYFEQLDIPLYFIDGVDMHTAFSFPSGHTTAIFGLTTALLLAQKNTKFDFLLILIAVLVGYSRMYLSQHFLIDVFAGSILGILIALLAYNILYSSKMKLKVNLDQPLINFHTK